From one Gemmatimonadaceae bacterium genomic stretch:
- a CDS encoding DUF4199 domain-containing protein — translation MRQTVLKYGFIAGGILSALLTVTVAVPTMLGIEPSLPLGMVIGYTTMLVSFLFIHFGIRSYRDTVLDGSVRFWQAARVGLLIALIGAICYAATWQVVYRTFLPDFAEKYGQAAVIAAEKRGASAAEIEKTRSEMAEFAVMYRNPLYNFGITLLEPAPVGILVALISARILSRRRREPLSTLGTALS, via the coding sequence ATGCGTCAGACAGTCCTCAAGTACGGCTTCATCGCCGGCGGTATCCTCTCGGCCCTGCTCACGGTGACCGTGGCGGTGCCGACCATGCTCGGCATCGAACCCAGCCTGCCGCTGGGCATGGTGATCGGCTACACGACCATGCTGGTCAGCTTCCTGTTCATCCACTTCGGGATCCGGTCATACCGTGACACGGTGCTGGATGGATCGGTGCGCTTCTGGCAGGCAGCACGGGTGGGCCTGCTGATCGCGCTCATCGGCGCGATCTGCTACGCGGCCACCTGGCAGGTGGTGTACCGCACCTTCCTCCCCGACTTCGCCGAGAAGTACGGGCAGGCCGCGGTGATCGCCGCTGAGAAGCGTGGGGCGTCGGCCGCGGAGATCGAGAAGACGCGGAGCGAAATGGCGGAGTTCGCGGTGATGTACCGGAATCCGCTCTACAACTTCGGGATCACGCTGCTGGAGCCGGCGCCGGTGGGGATCCTGGTGGCGCTGATCAGTGCCAGGATCCTGTCGCGGCGGCGGCGGGAGCCACTGTCCACGCTGGGCACCGCACTGTCCTGA
- a CDS encoding gamma-glutamyl-gamma-aminobutyrate hydrolase family protein, which translates to MARYRPLIAVTTQTLQSIDGIPAGLPQSVVMNQRYYVAVSLVGAVPCLVPLLDDDEDTLRELYERVDGILVPGGVDMDPSTYGETPHPKLGNVDPSRDRTEMLMAQWAVADKKPYLGLCRGAQVLNVAQGGSLWQDLDAQYDGAIKHDYFPTSGFDRDHLAHEVAIAPRSRLRHALEVDRFSVNSMHHQGLKTIGRGLAATAVAPDGLVEAVELDDENAFIVGVQWHPEVFELTDPHTRHLFKEFVDAAAAWRHAQG; encoded by the coding sequence ATGGCCCGCTACCGCCCGCTCATCGCCGTCACGACCCAGACCCTGCAGTCCATCGACGGCATCCCTGCCGGCCTGCCGCAGTCGGTCGTCATGAACCAGCGCTACTACGTCGCCGTGTCGCTCGTGGGCGCCGTGCCCTGCCTCGTCCCCCTCCTGGACGACGACGAGGATACGCTGCGCGAACTCTACGAGCGGGTCGATGGCATCCTCGTCCCTGGCGGCGTCGACATGGACCCCAGCACCTACGGCGAGACCCCGCACCCGAAGCTCGGCAACGTCGACCCGTCCCGCGACCGCACGGAAATGCTCATGGCACAGTGGGCGGTCGCCGACAAGAAGCCCTACCTCGGCCTCTGCCGAGGCGCCCAGGTGCTCAACGTCGCGCAGGGCGGCTCTCTCTGGCAGGATCTCGACGCCCAGTACGACGGTGCCATCAAGCACGACTATTTCCCGACCAGCGGCTTCGATCGCGATCACCTCGCCCATGAAGTCGCCATCGCGCCACGATCGCGCCTCCGTCACGCCCTCGAGGTCGACCGCTTCAGCGTCAACTCGATGCACCATCAGGGGCTGAAGACCATCGGCCGCGGCCTCGCCGCCACCGCCGTCGCCCCGGACGGGCTGGTCGAGGCCGTCGAGCTCGACGACGAGAACGCGTTCATCGTCGGCGTCCAGTGGCACCCAGAGGTCTTCGAATTGACGGACCCGCACACACGGCACCTTTTCAAGGAGTTCGTGGACGCGGCCGCCGCCTGGCGCCACGCCCAGGGGTGA
- a CDS encoding gluconate 2-dehydrogenase subunit 3 family protein: MDRRELIGWMMATGGLAVFSQRSAAELLAMGADAHRAPQVPQARVMDAHAALTVQVAAALIIPATDTPGATEAGVAAFIERMLDQWYPADDRDRFLAGVAELDGRARARGQPDFVTAGAADQVAMLQHFDDAVTALREARDPSANQRWFAMLKYLTVWGYCTSEPGMRDTLHTWPMPMHYDGNARVGA; the protein is encoded by the coding sequence ATGGACCGACGTGAACTGATCGGATGGATGATGGCGACCGGCGGACTGGCGGTGTTCAGCCAGCGGTCCGCGGCGGAACTGCTCGCGATGGGGGCCGACGCGCATCGTGCGCCGCAGGTGCCGCAGGCGCGCGTGATGGATGCCCACGCCGCCCTGACCGTGCAGGTCGCCGCAGCGCTGATCATCCCGGCCACCGACACGCCCGGTGCCACCGAGGCCGGCGTCGCGGCGTTCATCGAGCGGATGCTCGACCAGTGGTATCCGGCCGACGACCGTGACCGGTTCCTGGCCGGCGTGGCGGAGCTCGATGGTCGCGCGCGGGCGCGCGGGCAGCCGGACTTCGTCACGGCGGGCGCCGCCGACCAGGTAGCCATGCTGCAGCACTTCGACGACGCGGTGACGGCGCTGCGCGAGGCGCGCGATCCGTCGGCGAACCAGCGTTGGTTCGCGATGCTCAAGTACCTCACCGTGTGGGGCTACTGCACCTCGGAGCCCGGGATGCGGGACACGCTGCACACGTGGCCGATGCCGATGCACTATGACGGCAATGCGCGGGTGGGCGCATGA
- the ppk1 gene encoding polyphosphate kinase 1 codes for MSAEDPAFLSPELSLLAFQWRVLALAQDPRTPLLERLRFLAIVTSNIDEIYMVRMAELREAARAGHDPDTLPDEGDGLTPAARLQAVEAGLAALVDAQSACAADCLAAAELHDVRLVRWDDITDAERAALRDRCREEIHPGLAPMAVTRSPGVPLPHLPHLGLFIGIVYQTPGDARPHLVEHELPTDVPRLLPVPGRDGTLIPVEEVLRANAELLLPSADVDGVYLFRVTRGGELPLQDEDAGGLLDAVALATQRRPYNPAVRVEVEAGTPPPVAALILDNLHRDAAGRATAATVTEVQVVHGLLDLRCLPALPLPRGAGTEFPPMASCDGLNDDISMLDMMARGDILLHHPFDSFDDSVVRFFQDAAGDPAVTRIACTLYRVGSPSPIVEALVAAARAGRQVFALVELQARFDEEHNVQWARALEKAGGRVVYGLPGLKVHAKLALVERTEGGMAMRYAHIGTGNYNPRSGRQYTDLSLFTADPSLTRDVASVLDALAGAATPGRPPAGEVLVAPETLLPGVLERIERETAHAQAGRPARVTIKVNGLADREVVRALYRASQAGVQVDLVVRGICVLRPGVPGLSETIRVRSVVGRFLEHSRVYRFLNGGDPDYLIGSADLRPRNLRRRVEVLVPVRDPYYRELLDTLLERYLDDGTAWELDGTGRFTPRHGDTPSAQERYVADAFPVQ; via the coding sequence GTGAGCGCCGAGGACCCCGCGTTCCTGAGCCCCGAACTCAGCCTGCTGGCATTCCAGTGGCGTGTGCTCGCGCTGGCGCAGGATCCCCGAACCCCGCTGCTCGAGCGGCTGCGCTTCCTCGCGATCGTCACCAGCAACATCGACGAGATCTACATGGTGCGCATGGCCGAGCTCCGCGAGGCTGCGCGCGCCGGTCACGATCCCGACACCCTGCCCGACGAGGGCGACGGCCTGACCCCGGCGGCCCGGCTGCAGGCGGTGGAGGCCGGACTCGCGGCACTCGTCGACGCACAGTCGGCATGCGCGGCCGACTGCCTGGCGGCGGCGGAGTTGCACGATGTGCGGCTCGTGCGCTGGGACGACATCACCGACGCGGAACGTGCGGCGCTGCGCGACCGCTGCCGCGAGGAGATCCACCCCGGCCTTGCCCCGATGGCGGTGACGCGCAGCCCCGGTGTGCCGCTGCCCCACCTTCCCCATCTTGGCCTCTTCATCGGGATCGTCTACCAGACGCCGGGCGACGCGCGACCACACCTCGTCGAGCACGAGCTGCCGACCGACGTGCCGCGCCTGCTGCCGGTGCCCGGTCGCGACGGGACGCTGATTCCCGTGGAGGAGGTGCTGCGCGCCAATGCCGAGCTGCTGCTGCCCAGTGCCGACGTGGACGGCGTGTATCTCTTCCGCGTGACCCGTGGCGGCGAGCTGCCCCTGCAGGACGAGGACGCCGGCGGGCTGCTCGACGCCGTGGCACTCGCGACACAGCGCCGGCCGTACAACCCGGCCGTGCGCGTGGAAGTGGAGGCGGGCACGCCACCGCCGGTCGCCGCGCTGATCCTCGACAACCTCCACCGCGACGCCGCCGGTCGCGCGACGGCCGCCACCGTGACCGAGGTGCAGGTCGTGCACGGCCTGCTGGACCTGCGCTGCCTGCCGGCGCTGCCCCTGCCGCGCGGCGCCGGCACCGAGTTCCCGCCGATGGCATCCTGCGACGGGCTGAACGACGACATCTCGATGCTGGACATGATGGCGCGTGGCGACATCCTGCTGCACCATCCCTTCGACTCGTTCGACGACAGCGTCGTGCGGTTCTTCCAGGATGCCGCCGGCGATCCCGCCGTCACCCGCATCGCGTGCACCCTCTACCGCGTCGGCTCGCCGTCACCGATCGTCGAGGCGCTGGTGGCGGCCGCGCGCGCCGGCAGGCAGGTCTTCGCGCTCGTCGAACTCCAGGCGCGCTTCGACGAGGAGCACAACGTGCAGTGGGCGCGCGCGCTCGAGAAGGCGGGCGGCCGCGTGGTGTACGGGCTGCCGGGCCTCAAGGTGCACGCCAAGCTGGCGCTGGTCGAGCGGACCGAGGGTGGCATGGCCATGCGGTATGCGCACATCGGCACCGGCAACTACAACCCGCGCTCCGGCCGGCAATACACGGACCTGAGCCTGTTCACGGCCGACCCGTCGCTCACCCGGGACGTCGCGTCGGTGCTCGACGCGCTGGCAGGCGCGGCCACGCCCGGACGGCCCCCCGCCGGCGAGGTGCTCGTCGCGCCCGAGACGCTGCTGCCCGGGGTACTCGAACGCATCGAGCGCGAGACGGCGCACGCGCAGGCCGGCCGCCCGGCACGGGTCACCATCAAGGTCAACGGACTCGCGGACCGCGAGGTGGTGCGCGCGCTGTACCGCGCCTCGCAGGCCGGCGTGCAGGTGGACCTCGTCGTGCGTGGCATCTGCGTGCTGCGCCCCGGCGTGCCCGGCCTCTCGGAGACCATCCGCGTCCGCTCGGTGGTGGGTCGCTTCCTCGAGCACTCGCGCGTGTACCGGTTCCTCAACGGCGGCGATCCCGACTACCTCATCGGCTCCGCCGATCTCCGCCCGCGGAACCTCCGGCGCCGGGTGGAGGTGCTCGTCCCCGTGCGCGATCCGTACTACCGCGAGCTCCTCGACACCCTCCTCGAGCGCTACCTCGACGACGGCACGGCCTGGGAGCTGGACGGCACCGGCCGCTTCACGCCCCGCCACGGGGATACCCCGTCCGCCCAGGAGCGCTACGTCGCCGACGCCTTCCCGGTGCAGTGA
- a CDS encoding M28 family peptidase codes for MSATRRLSRAALPALVLPLLLAAARPLEDPPIRGFTTASARTQREWETRFRAIPEPARMREAMRRLAARPHHLGSPYGKDNAEWLRDQFASYGWDARIERFDVLFPTPRVRVLEMVAPSRFRARLEEPVLREDPSTSQRAEQLPTYNAYSGEGDVTAPLVYVNYGVPADYELLERRGISVKGAIVIARYGGSWRGIKPKVAYEHGAVGCLIYSDPRDDGYAEGETYPDGPYRPKDGVQRGSVLDMPTYPGDPLTPGVGASPGATRLDRKDAVTIMKIPVLPISYADAQPLLAALTGPVAPPEWRGALPITYRLGPGGARVHLRLEFDWKQTPLYNVIATLKGSTLPDEWVMRGNHHDGWVNGAEDPISGMVAELEEARALGELVKQGWKPKRTIVYMAWDGEEPSLLGSTEWVEEHLADMRAKGVFYLNTDGNGRGVLGAAGSHAMERFVTEVAGEVTDPETNVSVLQRQRMAGVMGGNADARTQRDLRIDALGSGSDFTPFLQFAGVPTLNIGFGGEDGGGIYHSIYDTFTWYTRFSDTSFVYGRALAQVAGMMVMRVASADLLPAEFSGLSGTAKRYLGEVTSLRETTAKEIEELNQRISEGFFNIMADPRRPEKAPVAQAPAPHLNFAAIQNATDSLARVAERYERAYGSLPASSATGAALAQVNALLRQTDQVLLIPGGLPKRPWYQHALYAPGYYTGYGVKTMPGVREAIEQKDWKLADEQITKLAAALLRESDLIARAAALLERATGSKPIP; via the coding sequence ATGTCTGCCACCCGACGTCTGTCCCGCGCCGCGCTCCCGGCGCTGGTCCTGCCGCTGCTCCTCGCAGCCGCCCGCCCGCTCGAGGATCCTCCCATCCGCGGCTTCACCACTGCCAGCGCGCGCACGCAGCGCGAGTGGGAGACGCGCTTCCGGGCGATTCCCGAGCCGGCACGCATGCGCGAGGCGATGCGGCGGCTGGCCGCCCGGCCCCACCACCTGGGCTCACCGTACGGGAAGGACAACGCGGAGTGGTTGCGCGACCAGTTCGCGTCGTATGGCTGGGACGCACGCATCGAGCGGTTCGACGTGCTCTTCCCGACACCGCGGGTGCGCGTGCTGGAGATGGTTGCGCCGTCACGCTTCCGCGCCCGCCTCGAGGAGCCGGTGCTGCGGGAGGACCCGAGCACCAGCCAGCGTGCCGAGCAACTGCCGACCTACAATGCGTATTCGGGCGAGGGTGATGTCACGGCGCCGCTGGTGTACGTGAATTACGGCGTGCCGGCCGACTACGAACTGCTGGAGCGGCGCGGCATCTCGGTGAAGGGCGCCATCGTCATCGCGCGCTACGGCGGATCGTGGCGCGGCATCAAGCCGAAGGTGGCGTACGAGCACGGCGCCGTGGGCTGCCTGATCTACTCCGATCCCCGCGATGACGGCTATGCCGAGGGGGAGACGTATCCGGACGGGCCGTACCGCCCGAAGGATGGTGTGCAGCGTGGCAGCGTGCTGGACATGCCCACGTATCCCGGTGACCCGCTCACGCCGGGTGTGGGTGCATCCCCCGGCGCGACGCGGCTGGATCGCAAGGATGCGGTCACCATCATGAAGATCCCGGTGCTGCCGATCTCGTACGCCGATGCGCAGCCGCTGCTGGCCGCACTCACAGGCCCGGTGGCACCACCCGAGTGGCGCGGTGCGCTGCCGATCACCTACCGACTCGGCCCCGGTGGCGCCCGCGTGCACCTGCGCCTGGAGTTCGACTGGAAGCAGACGCCGCTCTACAACGTGATCGCCACGCTGAAGGGGAGCACGCTGCCCGACGAGTGGGTGATGCGCGGCAACCACCACGACGGCTGGGTGAACGGTGCCGAGGACCCGATCTCGGGGATGGTGGCGGAGCTGGAGGAGGCGCGGGCGCTGGGCGAGCTGGTGAAGCAGGGATGGAAGCCGAAGCGGACGATCGTCTACATGGCGTGGGACGGTGAGGAACCGTCGCTGCTCGGCTCCACCGAATGGGTGGAGGAGCACCTTGCCGACATGCGCGCGAAGGGGGTGTTCTACCTGAACACCGACGGCAACGGTCGCGGGGTGCTCGGCGCGGCGGGGTCACACGCGATGGAGCGCTTCGTGACCGAGGTGGCCGGCGAGGTGACCGACCCGGAGACGAACGTGTCGGTGCTGCAGCGGCAGCGGATGGCGGGGGTGATGGGGGGCAACGCCGACGCGCGCACGCAACGTGACCTGCGCATCGACGCGCTGGGGTCGGGGTCCGACTTCACGCCGTTCCTGCAGTTCGCCGGCGTGCCGACGCTGAACATCGGCTTCGGTGGCGAGGATGGGGGCGGCATCTACCACTCGATCTACGACACGTTCACCTGGTACACGCGCTTCAGCGACACGTCGTTCGTGTACGGGCGCGCGCTGGCGCAGGTGGCCGGCATGATGGTGATGCGTGTGGCCAGCGCCGACCTGCTGCCGGCGGAGTTCAGCGGGTTGTCGGGCACCGCCAAGCGGTACCTGGGTGAGGTCACGTCGCTGCGCGAGACGACGGCGAAGGAGATCGAGGAGCTGAACCAGCGGATCTCGGAGGGCTTCTTCAACATCATGGCCGACCCGCGACGCCCGGAGAAGGCGCCGGTCGCGCAGGCACCGGCGCCACACCTGAACTTCGCCGCCATCCAGAACGCCACCGACTCACTGGCGCGCGTGGCCGAGCGCTACGAGCGCGCCTACGGCTCGCTCCCCGCCAGCAGTGCCACCGGCGCGGCACTGGCGCAGGTGAATGCGCTGCTGCGGCAGACCGACCAGGTGCTGCTGATCCCGGGCGGGCTGCCGAAGCGGCCGTGGTATCAGCACGCGCTGTACGCGCCGGGTTATTACACGGGCTACGGCGTGAAGACCATGCCGGGCGTGCGCGAGGCGATCGAGCAGAAGGACTGGAAGCTGGCGGACGAGCAGATCACCAAACTCGCCGCGGCCTTGCTTCGCGAGTCAGACCTCATTGCGCGGGCGGCTGCGCTGCTCGAGCGGGCGACTGGGTCGAAGCCGATTCCGTGA
- a CDS encoding GMC family oxidoreductase, producing MTAPIARDWDAIVIGSGMTGGWAAMELTRLGLRTLVLEGGRPLVAERDAREHVAPFEMPFRGLNDRRAIGERQPVQQRSVSFDEISRRYWVDDVDHPYSTPEGARRFDWFRARQMGGKSTVWGRQVYRMSDLDFEANLHDGIGVDWPIRYADLAPWYDHVERFIGVSGQAEQLAQLPDGQFLPPMSLNCVEQHVRDRIAARYGRERVLTIGRVAVLTVPHNGRGACHYCGPCERGCTTRSYFSSVNATLPVAQATGRMTLRPFSVVRSLVLDRRRRRVRGVHVIDAETGEEHAFTARVVFLCASALESARLLLNSASPQFPDGLANGSDQVGRNVMDHIKWGGATGRVDGFDDRRVIGARPNGIYVPRFRNVADRHPDFTRGYGFQGGAGRGGWEAAARAPGLGAAFKQQLTRLGPWSMTFNGYGEMLPRESNRATVHPTLRDRWGIPSLHVEAAWSANELAIHRDMGVTASELLEAAGAHDIRVHTHGPSTPGNANHEMGTARMGRDPRTSVLNRWNQAWEVPNLFVTDGACMASSGSQNPSLTYMALTARAVAHAAGELRRGRL from the coding sequence ATGACCGCGCCGATCGCACGTGACTGGGACGCGATCGTCATCGGCAGTGGCATGACCGGTGGCTGGGCGGCGATGGAGCTCACGCGGCTGGGCCTCCGGACGCTGGTGCTCGAGGGCGGCCGGCCACTGGTGGCGGAGCGTGATGCACGCGAGCATGTGGCCCCGTTCGAGATGCCGTTCCGCGGGCTCAACGACCGGCGGGCCATCGGTGAGCGGCAGCCGGTGCAGCAGCGGTCGGTGAGCTTCGACGAGATCAGCCGCCGCTACTGGGTGGATGACGTGGACCACCCCTACTCGACGCCCGAGGGTGCGCGGCGATTCGACTGGTTCCGCGCCCGGCAGATGGGTGGCAAGTCGACCGTCTGGGGACGGCAGGTGTACCGCATGAGTGACCTCGACTTCGAGGCCAACCTGCACGACGGCATCGGCGTGGACTGGCCCATCCGCTACGCCGACCTTGCGCCGTGGTACGATCACGTGGAGCGGTTCATCGGCGTGTCGGGGCAGGCGGAACAGCTCGCGCAGCTTCCGGATGGGCAATTCCTGCCACCGATGTCGCTCAACTGCGTGGAGCAGCATGTGCGTGACCGGATCGCGGCGCGCTACGGCCGCGAGCGCGTGCTCACCATCGGGCGCGTGGCGGTGCTCACGGTGCCGCACAACGGCCGTGGCGCCTGCCACTACTGCGGCCCCTGCGAGCGGGGCTGCACCACGCGCTCGTACTTCAGCAGCGTGAATGCCACCCTGCCCGTGGCGCAGGCCACCGGGCGGATGACGCTCCGGCCGTTCAGCGTGGTGCGATCGCTGGTGCTCGATCGCCGGCGCCGCCGCGTGCGTGGGGTGCACGTGATCGACGCGGAGACCGGCGAGGAGCACGCCTTCACGGCGCGGGTGGTGTTCCTCTGTGCCTCCGCCCTCGAGAGCGCCCGGCTGCTGCTCAACTCGGCGTCGCCGCAATTCCCGGACGGACTCGCCAACGGCAGCGACCAGGTGGGGCGCAACGTGATGGACCACATCAAGTGGGGTGGCGCCACGGGACGGGTGGACGGGTTCGATGACCGGCGCGTGATCGGCGCTCGGCCGAACGGCATCTACGTCCCGCGCTTCCGCAACGTGGCGGACCGGCACCCCGACTTCACACGCGGCTACGGTTTCCAGGGTGGCGCGGGCCGCGGGGGATGGGAAGCGGCGGCCCGCGCCCCTGGACTTGGCGCGGCCTTCAAGCAGCAGCTCACCCGCCTCGGGCCGTGGAGCATGACGTTCAACGGCTACGGTGAGATGCTGCCGCGGGAGTCCAACCGCGCCACGGTGCATCCCACCCTGCGTGACCGGTGGGGCATCCCGTCACTGCATGTCGAGGCGGCGTGGAGCGCGAACGAGCTCGCCATCCACCGCGACATGGGAGTGACGGCGTCGGAACTCCTGGAGGCGGCCGGCGCGCACGACATCCGTGTGCACACGCACGGCCCGAGCACGCCCGGCAACGCCAACCACGAGATGGGCACGGCGCGGATGGGTCGTGACCCCAGGACCTCCGTGCTCAACCGCTGGAACCAGGCATGGGAGGTGCCGAACCTGTTCGTCACCGACGGCGCCTGCATGGCGTCGAGCGGATCGCAGAATCCGTCGCTGACCTACATGGCACTCACCGCGCGGGCGGTGGCGCATGCCGCCGGCGAGCTGCGGCGCGGGAGGCTCTGA
- a CDS encoding P-II family nitrogen regulator, with amino-acid sequence MKLITTIIRPERLADVKEALFRAGVTGITLSRVSGHGGETEVVEHFRGTSVVIEFHEKVKIEMACSEPFVEPAIAAIVSAARTGGVGDGKIFVVPLERVVRIRTGEEDVAALTPVTADLVQRHALGAAAA; translated from the coding sequence ATGAAGCTCATCACCACCATCATCCGCCCAGAACGCCTCGCCGACGTGAAGGAAGCCCTCTTCCGCGCAGGCGTGACCGGCATCACCCTCAGCCGCGTCAGCGGGCACGGCGGGGAAACCGAGGTGGTCGAACACTTCCGCGGCACCTCGGTCGTCATCGAGTTCCACGAGAAGGTGAAGATCGAGATGGCCTGCTCCGAGCCCTTCGTCGAACCGGCCATCGCCGCCATCGTCTCCGCCGCCCGCACCGGTGGCGTCGGGGACGGCAAGATCTTCGTCGTCCCCCTGGAGCGGGTCGTGCGCATCCGGACCGGCGAGGAGGATGTCGCGGCGCTCACCCCCGTCACCGCCGACCTGGTCCAGCGCCACGCCCTGGGCGCCGCCGCCGCCTGA
- a CDS encoding DUF3300 domain-containing protein produces the protein MIRRPFVLFAAASLVTVAQAIPAVAQESRPQVEYSDELDRYSADQLDNLVGSIALYPDALLAQVLVAATFPDQVEEAARFVRSNGTSDIDDQAWDVSVKAVAHYPSALNMMADKPDWTAALGRAYAMQSSEVMAAVQRLRRMADAQGNLRTTPQQVVTRDEEDYVIAPAQPRVIYVPVYDPYVVYTRPIFGVSYYSSFWSFGIGFPIGGWLSYDCNWRTRSVYYNGWDTSYHGYAGGWRSRSRPYIQVTNVYVNPRYRNVYINRDVIRRRVEYRNVDRYPGVHRDTRFGRDGGSVYRSGSDSRRNVARGSDSRGSDSRRSDVRYDDGPRYDAGRRSTTPDRSRSDAGDGRGRSDAGRGQDAWNRDRQSPQQPSQQPQRDGRQAGAPATDRSGWDRGVNRAGTWGRDDTRGGQPSRSQQQAPPQEARQGYGVPDRSRDAGRGQDRGPAGGARQEQDRREAPMINPRRAESQGRPQGGGQPQQGGGQRGGSQGGGRGGDRSGRERPAV, from the coding sequence ATGATCCGTCGACCGTTCGTCCTGTTCGCCGCCGCCTCGCTCGTGACCGTCGCCCAGGCCATCCCGGCTGTGGCGCAGGAGAGCAGGCCGCAGGTCGAGTACTCTGACGAGCTGGACCGCTACTCTGCGGACCAGCTCGACAACCTCGTCGGATCGATCGCGCTGTACCCAGACGCCCTGCTGGCGCAGGTGCTGGTGGCGGCGACGTTCCCCGACCAGGTCGAGGAGGCCGCGCGATTCGTGCGCAGCAACGGCACCTCGGACATCGACGACCAGGCGTGGGACGTGAGCGTCAAGGCGGTGGCGCACTATCCGTCCGCCCTCAACATGATGGCCGACAAGCCGGACTGGACCGCCGCGCTGGGCCGCGCCTACGCGATGCAGTCGAGCGAGGTGATGGCCGCCGTGCAGCGCCTGCGCCGGATGGCGGACGCCCAGGGCAACCTGCGCACCACCCCGCAGCAGGTGGTCACGCGCGACGAGGAAGACTACGTCATCGCGCCGGCACAGCCGCGGGTGATCTACGTGCCGGTCTATGATCCGTACGTCGTCTACACCCGCCCGATCTTCGGCGTCAGCTACTACTCGTCGTTCTGGTCGTTCGGCATCGGTTTCCCCATCGGCGGCTGGCTGTCGTACGACTGCAACTGGCGCACGCGCAGCGTCTACTACAACGGCTGGGACACGTCGTACCACGGGTATGCCGGCGGCTGGCGCTCACGCTCGCGACCGTACATCCAGGTGACCAACGTCTACGTGAACCCGCGTTACCGGAACGTCTACATCAACCGTGACGTCATCCGGCGCCGCGTGGAGTACCGCAACGTCGACCGCTATCCCGGCGTGCACCGCGACACCCGCTTCGGGCGCGACGGCGGCTCGGTCTACCGCAGCGGCAGCGACTCGCGCCGCAATGTCGCGCGCGGCAGTGACTCGCGCGGCAGTGACTCGCGCCGCAGTGACGTGCGCTACGACGATGGCCCGCGCTACGATGCCGGTCGCCGCAGCACCACGCCCGACCGGTCGCGGTCCGACGCCGGTGACGGCCGCGGGCGGAGTGACGCCGGTCGCGGCCAGGATGCCTGGAACCGTGATCGCCAGTCGCCGCAGCAGCCGTCGCAACAGCCGCAACGCGACGGCCGGCAGGCCGGTGCGCCGGCGACCGATCGCAGCGGCTGGGATCGCGGCGTGAACCGCGCCGGGACGTGGGGTCGTGACGACACCCGGGGCGGGCAGCCGTCGCGCAGCCAGCAACAGGCGCCGCCACAGGAGGCCCGCCAGGGCTACGGCGTGCCGGACCGGTCCCGTGACGCCGGCCGCGGCCAGGATCGCGGTCCCGCCGGGGGCGCCCGCCAGGAGCAGGATCGCCGCGAGGCGCCGATGATCAATCCCCGTCGCGCCGAGTCGCAGGGGCGGCCGCAGGGGGGCGGGCAGCCGCAGCAGGGTGGTGGCCAGCGTGGTGGCAGCCAGGGTGGCGGACGCGGTGGTGATCGCAGCGGGCGGGAACGCCCGGCGGTGTGA
- a CDS encoding response regulator transcription factor: MTLTGRPERVVVQEVQVHVPAAPVPFTPDPGRRESLGITKRELEILELMAAGLSNKEIADRIFVSENTVKTHSGRLFEKLGARRRTQAVKAGQSAGLIP, encoded by the coding sequence ATGACGCTCACCGGGCGGCCGGAACGCGTCGTCGTGCAGGAGGTCCAGGTCCACGTGCCCGCCGCGCCGGTGCCGTTCACCCCGGACCCGGGCCGGCGGGAGTCACTCGGCATCACGAAGCGTGAACTCGAGATCCTCGAGCTGATGGCCGCCGGGCTCAGCAACAAGGAGATCGCCGACCGCATCTTCGTCAGCGAGAACACGGTCAAGACGCACTCCGGTCGCCTCTTCGAGAAGCTCGGCGCCCGGCGGCGCACACAGGCGGTGAAGGCAGGCCAAAGCGCCGGACTGATCCCGTAG